In one Tachysurus fulvidraco isolate hzauxx_2018 chromosome 16, HZAU_PFXX_2.0, whole genome shotgun sequence genomic region, the following are encoded:
- the LOC113647939 gene encoding uncharacterized protein LOC113647939 isoform X1 produces the protein MIRLFVALCALFSLFTAVKTSDIKKIDVITVKRGEDVTMKCNISSVTKKEVFWYRQISGKLPQYFAKPYKNTDGKGYKFSDGFNDTRFSISVNDNTFDLNIKKTREDDEGEYFCGEMEGTSKVKFTSGTRLQFSDTTHCNTTGTTQKDSSSSTETNTTHRPTSGTTQKDSSSPETNKDATHSNTSGTTHRDSPNSNKTSEHDWILALTASNIFSVIVITLLLGVLYKNHRKDASSSNHQIPTNQTADDDDVLNYAAVSFAKKPSSSRTSRAKNTHEDVYAQVRI, from the exons atgatcagactctttgtcgctctttgtgctcttttttctctcttcacagctg tgaaaacttcTGACATCAAGAAGATTGACGTGATAACAGTAAAGCGTGGAGAAGATGTAACTATGAAGTGTAACATTAGCAGTGTCACAAAGAAAGAAGTATTTtggtacagacagatttcaggaaaattacCTCAGTATTTTGCAAAACCATACAAGAACACGGACGGAAAGGGCTACAAATTTAGTGATGGATTTAATGATACTCGTTTCAGTAttagtgtaaatgacaataCATTTGatctcaatattaaaaaaacaagagaagatgatgaaggagaatatttctgtggagaaatgGAAGGAACTTCCAAAGTGAAGTTCACATCTGGAACACGTCTGCAATTTTcag acacgacacactgtaatacaacTGGAACAACACAGAAAGATTCATCCAGCAGCACAGAAACAA acaCGACACACCGTCCAACATCTGGAACAACACAGAAAGATTCATCCAGCCCAGAAACAA ataaagacgcgacacacagtaatacatcTGGAACTACACACAGAGATTCACCCAACAGCAATAAGACAA GTGAACACGACTGGATTCTTGCCTTAACAGCCTCCAATATATTCTCTGTTATCGTAATCACACTTCTGCTtggagttttatataaaaatcacagaaaag ATGCTTCATCAAGCAACCATCAAATTCCCACCAATCAG actgctgatgatgatgatgtcttgAACTATGCAGCTGTGAGTTTTGCTAAAAAACCTTCATCCTCCAGAACATCCAGAGCCAAAAATACCCATGAAGACGTTTACGCTCAAGTTAGAATATAA
- the LOC113647939 gene encoding uncharacterized protein LOC113647939 isoform X2, which produces MIRLFVALCALFSLFTAVKTSDIKKIDVITVKRGEDVTMKCNISSVTKKEVFWYRQISGKLPQYFAKPYKNTDGKGYKFSDGFNDTRFSISVNDNTFDLNIKKTREDDEGEYFCGEMEGTSKVKFTSGTRLQFSDTTHCNTTGTTQKDSSSSTETSEHDWILALTASNIFSVIVITLLLGVLYKNHRKDASSSNHQIPTNQTADDDDVLNYAAVSFAKKPSSSRTSRAKNTHEDVYAQVRI; this is translated from the exons atgatcagactctttgtcgctctttgtgctcttttttctctcttcacagctg tgaaaacttcTGACATCAAGAAGATTGACGTGATAACAGTAAAGCGTGGAGAAGATGTAACTATGAAGTGTAACATTAGCAGTGTCACAAAGAAAGAAGTATTTtggtacagacagatttcaggaaaattacCTCAGTATTTTGCAAAACCATACAAGAACACGGACGGAAAGGGCTACAAATTTAGTGATGGATTTAATGATACTCGTTTCAGTAttagtgtaaatgacaataCATTTGatctcaatattaaaaaaacaagagaagatgatgaaggagaatatttctgtggagaaatgGAAGGAACTTCCAAAGTGAAGTTCACATCTGGAACACGTCTGCAATTTTcag acacgacacactgtaatacaacTGGAACAACACAGAAAGATTCATCCAGCAGCACAGAAACAA GTGAACACGACTGGATTCTTGCCTTAACAGCCTCCAATATATTCTCTGTTATCGTAATCACACTTCTGCTtggagttttatataaaaatcacagaaaag ATGCTTCATCAAGCAACCATCAAATTCCCACCAATCAG actgctgatgatgatgatgtcttgAACTATGCAGCTGTGAGTTTTGCTAAAAAACCTTCATCCTCCAGAACATCCAGAGCCAAAAATACCCATGAAGACGTTTACGCTCAAGTTAGAATATAA
- the LOC113647956 gene encoding protein FAM177A1-like: protein MTAVKSIQKDLECVELGEMQQKDESREKTPRRVIHFSSGETMEEYSTEDEEEHTHTQPDQNDLQSSEDTSKLTWGPYVWFQMWRAATNTVSACDYVGERMASMFGITSAKYQYAIDEYNRTHKENENEDGASPVSEEAESRFEDKVNEEIQEQNIDKTKLNHAKELHTETPPEPEKLHTETPPEPEKLHTETPPEPEKLHTETPPEPEKLHTETPPEPEKLHTETPPEPEKLHTETPPKFENLDAEAPPEAKNCDAPFPVQSM, encoded by the exons ATGACTGCAGTAAAG agcatACAGAAGGACCTAGAGTGTGTGGAACTGGGAGAAATGCAGCAGAAAGacgagagcagagagaaaacTCCACGCCGAGTGATTCACTTCTCCAGCGGGGAGACAATGGAGGAATACAGTactgaggatgaggaagagcacacacacacacagcctgacCAGAACGACCTACAGTCCTCGGAagatacg TCAAAGCTGACGTGGGGTCCATATGTCTGGTTTCAGATGTGGAGAGCTGCTACAAACACTGtgtcag CGTGTGATTATGTGGGTGAGAGGATGGCATCAATGTTCGGCATCACGTCAGCCAAATATCAGTACGCCATCGATGAGTACAACAGAACCCACAAAGAG AATGAGAATGAAGACGGGGCTTCTCCTGTCTCAGAGGAGGCTGAGTCACGTTTTGAGGACAAAGTAAATGAAGAAATCCAGGAGCAGAACATTGACAAGACTAAACTGAATCATGCAAAGGAGCTCCACACTGAGACTCCTCCTGAACCCGAGAAGCTCCACACTGAGACTCCTCCTGAACCCGAGAAGCTCCACACTGAGACTCCTCCTGAACCCGAGAAGCTCCACACTGAGACTCCTCCTGAACCCGAGAAGCTCCACACTGAGACTCCTCCTGAACCCGAGAAGCTCCACACTGAGACTCCTCCTGAACCCGAGAAGCTCCACACTGAGACTCCTCCTAAATTTGAGAACCTTGATGCTGAGGCTCCTCCTGAAGCCAAGAACTGCGATGCTCCTTTTCCTGTACAGAGCATGTAG